The following proteins are encoded in a genomic region of Chiroxiphia lanceolata isolate bChiLan1 chromosome 18, bChiLan1.pri, whole genome shotgun sequence:
- the TBX1 gene encoding LOW QUALITY PROTEIN: T-box transcription factor TBX1 (The sequence of the model RefSeq protein was modified relative to this genomic sequence to represent the inferred CDS: inserted 3 bases in 3 codons): MHFSTVTRDMEAFTANSLSSLNASGGYHLSPSPGDPYGQHEXPHYEPCTAQQHPAPXPPQPQHGYPFAAGGGRDQPAAPRPEQPEGAGGAAAGPAAAPVKKNPKVANVSVQLEMKALWDEFNQXGTEMIVTKAGRRMFPTFQVKIFGMDPMADYMLLMDFVPVDDKRYRYAFHSSSWLVAGKADPATPGRVHYHPDSPAKGAQWMKQIVSFDKLKLTNNLLDDNGHIILNSMHRYQPRFHVVYVDPRKDSEKYAEENFKTFVFEETRFTAVTAYQNHRITQLKIASNPFAKGFRDCDPEDWPRNHRPGALPLMSAFARSRNPVSSPAHQNGTEKDAAESRRDFEREAGGTGLHQAEAAHQQLMSRVLSPALPGGPGGLVPLSGPGGGRPSPPHHELRLEPAASEPLHHHPYKYPPAAYDHYLGAKSRPAPYPLPSIRGHGYHHHHHHHMNAAAAAAAAANMYSPAGAPAGYEYGPR; the protein is encoded by the exons ATGCACTTCAGCACTGTCACCAGGGACATGGAAG CTTTCACGGCCAAcagcctgagcagcctgaaCGCCTCCGGGGGGTAccacctctccccctccccggggGACCCGTACGGACAGCATG CGCCGCACTACGAGCCCTGCACGGCTCAGCAGCACCCCGCAC GcccgccccagccccagcacggCTATCCTTtcgcggcgggcggcggccgggACCAACCCGCCGCCCCCAGGCCCGAGCAGCCCGAGGGCGCCGGGGGAGCCGCCGCGGGGCCGGCCGCC GCGCCGGTGAAGAAGAACCCGAAGGTGGCCAACGTGAGCGTCCAGCTGGAGATGAAGGCGCTGTGGGACGAGTTCAACC CTGGCACCGAGATGATCGTCACCAAGGCAGGCAG gCGCATGTTCCCCACCTTCCAGGTGAAGATATTCGGCATGGACCCTATGGCTGACTACATGCTTCTCATGGACTTCGTCCCCGTAGACGACAAACGATACCG GTACGCcttccacagctcctcctggctggTGGCCGGCAAAGCCGACCCCGCCACCCCCGGGAGGGTCCATTACCACCCGGACTCCCCGGCCAAAGGGGCACAGTGGATGAAGCAGATCGTTTCCTTCGATAAGCTCAAACTGACCAACAATTTGCTGGATGACAACGGGCAT ATCATTTTGAACTCCATGCACAGATACCAGCCGCGTTTTCACGTGGTCTACGTGGATCCCCGGAAAGACAGCGAGAAATACGCGGAGGAGAACTTCAAAACCTTCGTCTTCGAGGAGACACGTTTCACAGCCGTGACCGCCTACCAGAACCACAGG ATCACACAGCTGAAGATCGCCAGCAACCCTTTTGCCAAGGGATTCAGAGACTGTGACCCTGAGGACTG gcCCAGGAACCACAGGCCAGGGGCTCTTCCTCTCATGAGTGCTTTTGCCAGATCCCGGAATCCAGTCTCTTCCCCGGCCCACCAGAATGGGACAGAGAAAG ATGCTGCCGAGAGCCGGCGGGACTTCGAGCGGGAGGCGGGCGGGACGGGGCTGCACCAGGCGGAGGCCGCGCACCAGCAGCTCATGTCCCGCGTGCTCAGCCCCGCGCtgcccggcggccccggcgggctGGTGCCGCTGTccgggccggggggcggccGGCCGAGCCCCCCGCACCACGAACTGCGCCTGGAGCCCGCCGCGTCCGAGCCGCTGCACCACCACCCCTACAAGTACCCGCCGGCCGCCTACGACCACTACCTGGGCGCCAAGAGCCGGCCCGCGCCCTACCCCCTGCCCAGCATCCGCGGGCACGgctaccaccaccaccaccaccaccacatgaacgcggcggccgcggccgcggcggcTGCCAACATGTACTCGCCGGCCGGGGCGCCCGCGGGCTACGAGTACGGACCGCGGTAA